A window of Caldalkalibacillus uzonensis contains these coding sequences:
- the sufC gene encoding Fe-S cluster assembly ATPase SufC has protein sequence MSAPHLKIENLRVAVEGNEILKGFSLEVKGGEIHAIMGPNGTGKSTLASAIMGHPHFEVTGGSVELDGQNVLDMDVDERARAGLFLAMQYPSEISGVTTADFLRSAINAKRGEGNEISLMKFIRQLEAKMKVLDMDEAFAQRYLNEGFSGGEKKRNEILQMMMLEPRICILDEIDSGLDIDALKVVANGVNSMRSEERGFLIITHYQRLLNYIKPDFVHVMMQGRIVKSGGPELALQLEEKGYDWIKEELGIKDETVGQEA, from the coding sequence ATGTCTGCACCACATTTAAAAATAGAAAACCTGAGAGTGGCTGTAGAAGGAAATGAAATTCTGAAAGGCTTCTCTTTGGAGGTTAAAGGTGGCGAAATCCATGCCATCATGGGTCCCAACGGGACTGGTAAGAGTACTTTGGCTTCGGCCATTATGGGCCATCCTCACTTTGAAGTGACTGGAGGTTCTGTGGAACTTGACGGTCAAAATGTGTTAGACATGGATGTGGATGAGAGAGCCCGTGCCGGTTTGTTCCTGGCCATGCAATATCCAAGTGAAATCAGCGGTGTGACTACAGCTGACTTTCTCCGTTCAGCCATTAATGCCAAGCGTGGCGAAGGGAACGAAATTTCTCTGATGAAGTTTATCCGCCAGCTGGAAGCAAAAATGAAAGTGCTGGATATGGATGAAGCTTTTGCCCAACGTTATCTTAACGAAGGGTTTTCCGGCGGGGAGAAAAAGCGCAATGAAATCCTGCAAATGATGATGCTCGAACCTCGCATTTGCATCCTGGACGAAATTGATTCCGGTCTGGACATTGATGCGCTGAAAGTAGTCGCCAACGGGGTCAACAGCATGAGAAGCGAGGAGCGCGGCTTTCTGATCATTACCCACTATCAGCGTTTGCTCAACTACATTAAACCGGACTTTGTACATGTGATGATGCAAGGCCGCATTGTCAAATCAGGTGGACCTGAGCTTGCCCTGCAGCTTGAAGAAAAAGGCTACGACTGGATCAAAGAGGAACTCGGCATCAAAGACGAAACAGTAGGCCAAGAAGCTTAA